One window of Felis catus isolate Fca126 chromosome D4, F.catus_Fca126_mat1.0, whole genome shotgun sequence genomic DNA carries:
- the LOC101086640 gene encoding neutrophil gelatinase-associated lipocalin-like, producing the protein MALGLLWLGLVLLGALQTQAQDSTPNLIPAPPLRRVPLQPDFQNVEFQGKWYILGLAGNEFNKEKHRQFKIYAITYELNDDNSYNVTSTLAWNQTCDHWLRIFIPTSRRGQYNLGNIERYTGIQRYVLRVAATDYIQFAMLFFKKIYRNQEYFKITLYGRTKELTPKLKENFISFAKSLGLTDEHIIFPIRIDQCMDK; encoded by the exons ATGGCCTTAGGTCTCCTGTGGCTGGGCCTTGTCCTGCTGGGGGCCCTGCAGACCCAGGCCCAGGACTCCACCCCAAACCTGATCCCAGCCCCGCCTCTGCGCAGGGTCCCTCTGCAGCCTGACTTTCAGAATGTGGAG TTCCAGGGGAAATGGTACATCTTAGGATTGGCAGGGaatgaatttaataaagaaaaacacagacagTTTAAGATTTACGCCATCACCTATGAGCTGAATGATGACAACAGCTACAATGTCACCTCTACCCTGGCCTG GAACCAAACCTGTGACCACTGGCTCAGAATTTTCATCCCAACTTCGCGGCGAGGCCAATACAACCTGGGCAACATTGAGC GGTACACTGGAATCCAGAGGTATGTTTTACGAGTGGCGGCCACAGACTACATCCAGTTTGCCATGTTGTTCTTCAAGAAAATTTACAGAAACCAGGAGTACTTCAAGATCACCCTCTATG GGAGGACCAAGGAGCTGACCCCTAAGCTGAAGGAAAACTTCATCAGCTTTGCCAAATCCCTGGGCCTCACCGATGAGCACATCATCTTCCCTATCCGCATAG ATCAGTGCATGGATAAGTGA